Proteins co-encoded in one Spirosoma endbachense genomic window:
- a CDS encoding glycoside hydrolase family 2 TIM barrel-domain containing protein, translated as MLRLVIAFFIVPFLASPALFAQKTTRLLANWQYLQSDLGGSWEAVRPVGEGSPESVPVWQDITLPHCFNARDAVDPAGNYYRGPGWYRTQLTIQNPYRQGRTLLHFEGAGQKTDVYVYTTKVGSHVGGYDEWTIDITEAVEDFKKSDVFAKQFKGNVPIVIRCDNSRDLEMIPSGMSDFNVYGGLYRYVNLTYAPTVSLDKIFATADVDPAGQAGKLTVGGRFRKPAEQSAAAVSIRLLDPQGKTVDQTIKSLNDLTGDVSLWQTTLRKPQLWSPDSPDRYTVAIKLMTATDTTTYTEKVGFRSFEFVEKGPFKFNSKRLLLKGTHRHEDHAGVGAAMTEDMIRTEMIMMKEMGVNFIRLGHYQQSRIVLDLCDSLGILVWEEIPWCRGGLGGDLYKEQARRMLTSMIEQHFNHPAVIIWGLGNENDWPGDFPEFDKEKIRLFMRELNDLSHRLDPRRRTAIRRCDFCKDIVDVYSPSIWAGWYRGRYTEYKSVSEQEFGKVNHFLHVEWGGDSHARRHAEEPDQAVATVTTGKGVDERTGDASLHGGSTRMSKDGDWSESYIVNLIDWHLKEQETMPWLTGTAYWPFKDFSTPLRPENPVPFVNQKGVVERDFTPKESYYVFQSYWTDKPMVHIYGHSWPVRWGTAGAQKLVKVYSNCAEAELFVNGKSQGVRKRNSQDFPAAGLRWQVPFNAGSNQIRVVARQGNKTVEDEVTMQYQTEKWDKPAQLILEKIGEENGVSTLQARLVDDRGIACLDAANYISFSLAGDGRLLNNLGTSTGSRTVQAYNGRAIIRVESGAGKAVVGVQSPGLPTALLTILPLKQ; from the coding sequence ATGCTTCGACTAGTCATTGCCTTTTTTATTGTTCCATTTTTAGCCAGCCCCGCGCTGTTCGCCCAGAAAACTACCCGACTGCTGGCGAACTGGCAGTATCTGCAAAGTGATTTGGGTGGAAGTTGGGAAGCCGTTCGGCCAGTCGGAGAGGGTAGCCCGGAAAGCGTTCCGGTCTGGCAGGATATAACCCTGCCACACTGCTTTAACGCCCGCGATGCCGTTGATCCAGCGGGTAATTATTATCGGGGGCCGGGCTGGTATCGTACCCAGTTGACTATCCAGAATCCGTATCGTCAGGGACGAACACTACTGCACTTCGAAGGAGCGGGTCAGAAAACTGACGTATACGTATATACGACGAAGGTTGGCTCTCACGTTGGGGGCTATGATGAGTGGACGATAGATATTACCGAGGCTGTAGAAGACTTCAAAAAGTCGGATGTTTTCGCGAAACAGTTTAAAGGCAACGTACCAATCGTTATTCGGTGCGACAATTCGCGTGATCTGGAAATGATTCCTTCCGGTATGTCTGATTTCAACGTTTACGGAGGTTTGTATCGCTACGTGAATCTGACTTATGCGCCAACGGTTTCGCTCGATAAAATCTTTGCCACCGCCGATGTTGATCCGGCAGGGCAGGCCGGGAAATTAACCGTCGGTGGTCGATTTCGTAAACCCGCTGAACAATCGGCGGCTGCCGTTTCTATTCGCCTGCTTGATCCGCAGGGCAAAACGGTTGATCAGACGATAAAATCTCTGAACGATCTGACAGGTGATGTCTCCTTATGGCAGACTACTCTTCGGAAGCCGCAGTTGTGGTCGCCAGATTCTCCCGATCGATACACCGTCGCCATAAAGCTGATGACCGCGACTGACACGACAACCTATACCGAAAAAGTAGGTTTTCGGAGTTTTGAATTTGTAGAAAAAGGGCCGTTTAAGTTCAATAGCAAGCGATTACTGCTCAAAGGAACGCACCGCCATGAAGACCATGCGGGCGTTGGTGCAGCCATGACGGAAGATATGATTCGCACGGAGATGATCATGATGAAAGAAATGGGCGTCAATTTCATTCGGCTTGGGCATTACCAGCAGTCGAGGATTGTACTGGATTTGTGCGACAGTCTGGGTATTCTTGTCTGGGAAGAAATTCCCTGGTGCCGGGGTGGTCTGGGCGGGGATCTTTACAAAGAACAGGCCCGCCGGATGTTGACCAGCATGATCGAACAGCATTTCAACCATCCGGCAGTTATTATCTGGGGGTTGGGTAATGAAAACGACTGGCCCGGTGATTTCCCGGAGTTCGACAAAGAAAAGATCCGGTTGTTCATGCGCGAATTAAATGACCTGTCGCACCGGCTTGACCCCCGGCGCAGAACGGCCATCCGCCGGTGCGATTTCTGCAAAGATATTGTCGATGTGTATTCGCCGTCGATCTGGGCGGGTTGGTATCGGGGACGCTATACCGAATATAAATCCGTCAGTGAACAGGAGTTTGGCAAAGTAAACCACTTTCTGCATGTAGAGTGGGGGGGCGACAGCCATGCCCGTCGTCATGCCGAGGAGCCTGATCAGGCCGTGGCAACTGTCACAACCGGAAAAGGCGTCGATGAACGAACCGGGGATGCGTCCCTCCACGGTGGTTCGACCCGTATGTCGAAAGACGGCGACTGGAGCGAATCCTATATCGTAAACCTAATCGACTGGCATTTGAAAGAGCAGGAAACAATGCCGTGGCTCACGGGAACGGCTTATTGGCCTTTTAAAGATTTTTCGACGCCCCTTCGCCCCGAAAACCCGGTTCCTTTCGTCAACCAGAAAGGTGTAGTCGAGCGTGATTTTACGCCCAAAGAATCATACTACGTTTTTCAGTCGTATTGGACCGACAAACCGATGGTACACATTTATGGGCATTCCTGGCCGGTTCGGTGGGGAACTGCGGGAGCGCAGAAACTTGTGAAAGTGTATTCCAACTGTGCTGAAGCGGAGTTGTTTGTCAATGGCAAAAGCCAGGGCGTTCGTAAGCGGAATAGCCAGGATTTTCCGGCCGCCGGATTGCGATGGCAGGTACCGTTCAATGCCGGTAGCAATCAGATCCGGGTGGTTGCCCGGCAGGGAAACAAGACGGTTGAGGACGAAGTAACGATGCAGTACCAAACCGAAAAATGGGACAAACCTGCCCAACTCATTCTGGAAAAAATTGGGGAAGAGAATGGCGTCTCTACGCTTCAGGCCCGACTGGTCGACGATCGGGGTATTGCCTGCCTCGATGCTGCCAATTACATCAGTTTCAGCCTGGCTGGCGATGGTCGTTTGCTGAATAATCTGGGCACATCGACCGGATCGCGTACGGTTCAGGCTTATAATGGCAGGGCAATCATTCGGGTCGAATCAGGAGCTGGGAAAGCCGTTGTGGGTGTGCAGTCGCCCGGTTTGCCAACGGCATTATTGACCATTCTGCCCCTGAAGCAATGA
- a CDS encoding alginate lyase family protein, whose protein sequence is MQRQVVFIVAIVGQFLAGISYGQSAERATVIATLRPHILSEARWAMQQKPITVTAQTSPRSTGNKHDFFSEGDYWWPDSANLQGPYIQRDGMTNPDNFVAHRQAMIRFSRIVGALASAYVLTQDETYVRQAFRHLHAWFVDSDTRMNPSLLYAQAIKGRATGRGIGIIDTIHLMEVAQGLRVMDRAKSADKQAVAAIRRWFADYLNWLTTHSYGTDEMNAKNNHGTCWVMQVAAFSRLTNNDSLMNACRNRYKTVLLPDQMATDGSFPQELRRTKPYGYSLFNLDAMATICQILSTPANNLWSYQTADGRSIRQGIAYLYPFVANKSSWPLKPDVMYWNDWPVAQPFLVFGALQFNQKEWLETWKKRDHDPQVEEVLRNLPIRNPVIWLD, encoded by the coding sequence ATGCAAAGACAAGTAGTGTTCATTGTAGCGATAGTAGGCCAATTTTTAGCCGGGATTTCCTACGGACAGTCGGCTGAGCGGGCCACCGTTATCGCTACGTTAAGGCCACACATTCTGTCTGAAGCCCGCTGGGCTATGCAACAGAAGCCGATTACCGTTACGGCACAGACATCACCCCGAAGTACAGGAAACAAACACGATTTCTTTTCAGAAGGTGATTACTGGTGGCCAGATTCGGCTAACCTGCAGGGACCATACATTCAGCGGGATGGAATGACCAACCCCGACAATTTTGTCGCACATCGACAGGCGATGATCCGTTTCAGCCGGATTGTCGGTGCCTTAGCTTCGGCTTATGTATTGACCCAGGATGAGACGTACGTTCGGCAGGCATTCCGGCATCTCCATGCGTGGTTCGTGGATTCGGATACCCGAATGAATCCATCGCTGTTGTATGCCCAGGCAATCAAAGGACGCGCAACGGGACGGGGTATCGGTATAATCGATACCATTCACTTGATGGAGGTTGCTCAGGGACTGCGTGTTATGGATAGAGCGAAAAGCGCCGATAAGCAGGCCGTAGCGGCCATTCGACGCTGGTTTGCGGATTACCTCAACTGGCTGACGACGCATTCATATGGTACCGATGAGATGAATGCCAAAAACAATCATGGCACCTGCTGGGTGATGCAGGTTGCCGCTTTTTCCAGGCTTACCAACAACGACTCGCTGATGAATGCCTGTCGGAACCGCTACAAAACAGTGTTGCTGCCCGATCAGATGGCTACCGATGGCAGTTTCCCCCAGGAACTTCGCCGAACCAAACCCTACGGTTATTCGCTGTTCAATCTGGATGCAATGGCGACCATTTGCCAGATTTTATCCACGCCTGCCAACAACCTGTGGTCCTATCAAACGGCGGATGGTCGGAGTATTCGGCAGGGTATTGCGTATCTGTACCCGTTTGTTGCGAACAAATCGAGCTGGCCTTTGAAACCTGACGTGATGTACTGGAACGACTGGCCTGTTGCCCAGCCTTTTCTGGTATTTGGAGCCCTACAATTTAACCAGAAGGAGTGGCTCGAAACCTGGAAAAAACGGGACCACGACCCACAGGTGGAGGAGGTGCTGCGCAATTTGCCAATCCGAAATCCGGTCATCTGGCTGGACTGA